Proteins encoded within one genomic window of Triticum aestivum cultivar Chinese Spring chromosome 2D, IWGSC CS RefSeq v2.1, whole genome shotgun sequence:
- the LOC123050792 gene encoding peroxidase P7: MKPSRAAMLAMVGLVAAVLSRAALSTAAPSLISMPNADGLSYDFHDESCPNLRQMVHDAVEEAIKEDIGVVAGLLRVMFHDCFPQGCDASLLLFDKFWSELNMPQNNGIRRNAVYLIESIRIKVQDACGPTVSCTDIMNLATREAVMHVEVPGYEVPLGLLDSRAPAPRENVEQLPGPDFNATQLIESFQSRGFDITDVVALSGAHTIGRSSCGSFKNRFGENADFVRWLQGTCARNPNHLQDLDVTTPEKFDNVYYNNLKEGKGVLNSDMALTHDASTSWLVDGFAQDQGWFFSQFGTSMRKMAHLPSEFGNNGEIRKYSCFWANLHGPKGPTADLAASA, from the exons ATGAAGCCCAGCAGGGCAGCAATGTTGGCCATGGTAGGCCTGGTTGCCGCAGTGCTGTCCCGGGCGGCCTTGTCCACGGCGGCGCCATCGTTGATCTCTATGCCCAACGCCGACGGCCTTTCCTATGACTTCCACGACGAGTCATGTCCAAACCTGCGGCAGATGGTgcacgacgccgtggaggaagcaATCAAGGAGGATATCGGTGTTGTCGCCGGCCTCCTCCGCGTCATGTTCCATGACTGCTTCCCACAG GGCTGTGATGCGTCGCTTCTACTGTTTGACAAGTTCTGGAGCGAGCTGAACATGCCTCAGAACAATGGAATCAGAAGGAACGCAGTGTATCTCATTGAGAGCATTCGCATTAAGGTTCAAGACGCCTGCGGGCCCACTGTCTCCTGCACGGACATCATGAACCTCGCCACCCGCGAGGCCGTGATGCACGTCGAGGTGCCAGGCTATGAGGTGCCGCTCGGTCTACTGGATAGCCGCGCGCCCGCTCCCAGAGAGAACGTAGAGCAGCTGCCGGGCCCCGACTTCAACGCCACCCAGCTCATCGAATCCTTCCAGAGTCGCGGTTTCGACATCACCGACGTCGTGGCCCTCTCCGGTGCGCACACGATCGGGAGGTCAAGCTGCGGCAGCTTCAAGAACCGCTTTGGAGAGAACGCCGACTTTGTTCGTTGGCTCCAAGGCACCTGCGCCAGAAACCCTAACCATCTGCAGGACCTGGACGTGACCACCCCTGAGAAGTTCGACAACGTGTACTACAACAACCTGAAGGAGGGGAAGGGGGTGCTCAACTCCGACATGGCCCTCACACATGACGCCAGCACCAGCTGGCTGGTCGACGGCTTTGCGCAGGACCAAGGGTGGTTCTTTTCCCAGTTCGGCACCTCCATGAGGAAGATGGCACATTTGCCGAGTGAGTTCGGAAACAATGGTGAGATCCGCAAGTACAGCTGCTTCTGGGCCAACTTGCATGGCCCGAAGGGGCCTACTGCTGATCTCGCGGCATCAGCTTGA